The following DNA comes from Streptomyces pristinaespiralis.
AGGGCAAGGGCACGTTCGTCGCCAAGCCCAAGGTCTCCCAGGCGCTCCAGCTCACCTCGTACACCGAGGACATGCGCGCCCAGGGACTGGAGCCCACGTCTCAACTGCTGGACATCGGATACGTCACAGCCGACGACACCCTGGCCGGACTGCTGGACATCGCGGCCGGCGGCCGGGTGCTGCGCATCGAGCGGCTCCGCCTGGCGAGCGGTGAGCCGATGGCCATCGAGACCACGCACCTGTCCGCCAAGCGCTTCCCGGCGCTGCGCCGCAGCCTCGTCAAGTACACCTCGCTCTACACCGCGTTGGCGGAGGTCTACGACGTCCATCTCGCGGAGGCCGAGGAGACCATCGAGACCTCACTGGCCACCCCGCGCGAAGCCGGCCTGCTCGGCACGGACGTCGGCCTGCCGATGCTGATGCTCTCCCGGCACTCGCTTGACGCCCAGGGCGAGCCGGTGGAGTGGGTCCGCTCGGTCTACCGCGGCGACCGCTACAAGTTCGTCGCGAGGCTCCAGCGCCCCAACGACTGACCCGCATCCCCCGTTCGGCCGCATGGCACCGCAACTTGTTGCGGTGCCATGTCACGTTTTGCCCCCACCGGCCGGAAGTCGTTGCCGTACCGATATGCGGACCGGGGGTGACTCGACGCGAACGGCTCGCCTAGATTTCCTGCCCATTACACAGGTGACCAGTAAGGGGACGGAGCCGCATGTCAGCAGTGCCCGAGGTGCCGGAGGCGCCTGAAGCGCCCGAAGCGAAAGCGCCGGTCGTCACACCGGTGCGTGTGATCATCGCTCTCTGCCTTTTCGCCCCGTTCGTGGCGATGCTCTGGGTCGGTTCGTACGCCAAACTCGAACCGACGTTCATAGGCATGCCGTTCTTCTACTGGTACCAGATGCTCTGGGTCCTGATCTCGACGGCCCTGACGATGGTCGCCTACAAGCTGTGGCAGCGTGACCAGCGCGCCCGCAAGGGGGGTGCGTCCCGATGAACGACGGCGTGAACGGCGTCGCACTCGCCGTCTTCATCTTCTTCTTCGTGGCCGTCACGGCCATGGGCTTCCTGGCCGCGCGCTGGCGCAAGGCCGAGAACGAGAACAGCCTCGACGAATGGGGCCTCGGCGGCCGGTCGTTCGGCACCTGGGTGACCTGGTTCCTGCTCGGCGGCGACCTCTACACCGCGTACACCTTCGTCGCCGTCCCGGCGGCCATCTACGCGGCGGGCGCGGCGGGCTTCTTCGCCGTCCCGTACACGATCCTCGTCTACCCGCTGATCTTCACCTTCCTGCCGCGGCTGTGGTCGGTGTCGCACAAGCACGGATACGTGACGACGTCGGACTTCGTCCGCGGGCGCTTCGGCTCCAAGGGCCTGTCCCTGGCCGTCGCGGTCACCGGCATCCTCGCCACGATGCCGTACATCGCGCTCCAGCTGGTCGGCATCCAGGCCGTTCTGGACGTCATGGGCGTCGGCGGCGGTGAGACCACCCACTGGTTCATCAAGGACCTGCCGCTGCTGATCGCGTTCGGTGTCCTGGCGGCCTACACGTACTCCTCCGGACTGCGTGCCCCGGCGCTGATCGCCTTCGTCAAGGACACCCTGATCTACATCGTCATCGCGGTGGCGATCATCTACATCCCGATCAAGCTCGGCGGCTTCGACGAGATCTTCGCCAGCGCGGGCGAGAAGTTCGCTCAGATCAACCCGGCCACCGACAAGCCCAACGGCGCTCTGGTGCCCGGGGAGATGGGTCAGTGGGGCTACGCCACGCTGGCGCTCGGCTCGGCGCTCGCGCTGTTCATGTATCCGCACTCGATCACGGCGACGCTCTCCTCGCGCAGCCGTGAGGTGATCCGCCGCAACACCACGATCCTGCCGCTGTACTCGCTGATGCTGGGCCTGCTGGCGCTGCTCGGCTTCATGGCCATCGCGGCCGGGGTGAACGTCAAGAACGGCCAGCTGGCGATCCCGCAGCTGTTCGAGAACATGTTCCCCGACTGGTTCGCGGGCGTCGCCTTCGCCGCCATCGGCATCGGCGCGCTGGTCCCCGCGGCCATCATGTCGATCGCCGCGGCGAACCTGTTCACCCGCAACATCTACAAGGACTTCCTCAAGCCCGACGCGACGCCGGCCCAGGAGACGAAGGTCTCCAAGCTGGTCTCGCTGCTGGTCAAGGTCGGCGCGCTCGCCTTCGTCCTCACCATGGACAAGACGGTCGCGATCAACTTCCAGCTGCTGGGCGGCATCTGGATCCTCCAGACCTTCCCGGCACTGGTGGGCGGTCTGTTCACCCGCTGGTTCCACCGCTGGGCGCTCATCGGCGGCTGGGCCGTCGGCATGATCTACGGCACCGCCGCCGCGTACGGCGTGGCCAGCCCGACCCAGAAGCACTTCGGCGGCTCGTCGGCGGAGATCCCCGGCATCGGCGAGATCGGCTACATCGGTCTCACCGCGTTCGTGCTGAACGTCGTCGTCACCGTGGTCCTCACCTTCGTCCTGCGGGCGGCCAAGGCCCCCGACGGCATCGACGAGACCAGCCCGTCCGACTACACGGCTGACGCGGGCGACCCGGGCGTCAAGGTGGAGCTGCCGCCGGCCACGGCGGGCGCTCCCGGGGGTCACTGACCGAAGGGCTCGCAAGAGCCGTCCGAGCAAAGGCCTTTCCGGCAAGGGCCGTCGCATCGTCCGCCCGGGGCACCTCCCCGGCGCGGAAATGCGGCGGCCCTTCGCCGTGCGCTGATGCACACTGCCGGACATGGACATCACCATCAGACGAATAGAACCCGAGGAGCACACGGCGCTCGGCGAGTTGACCGCCCGCGCCTATCTCGACGGCGGGCTGCTGGCGCTCGGCGAGGAGGACCCGTACCTCGAGGTGCTCCGTGACGTCGCGGGCCGGGCCGCGCGGGCCGAGGTGTACGTCGCCGTCGACGAGCGGGGCACGCTGCTCGGCGGGGTGGCGTTCGTCCCGGCCGGCGGGCCGTTCGCCGACATCGCGGGGCCCGGCGAGGCCGAGTTCCGGATGCTCGCCGTGGCCGCCGCGGCACGCGGCCGCGGCGCCGGCGAGGCGCTGGTGCGCACCTGCGTGGAACGGGCGAGGGCCACCCCGGGGTGCGTACGGCTGGTGCTGTCGACCCAGCCCACGATGTACGCGGCGCACCGCATCTACGACCGGCTGGGCTTCGTGCGCACACCGGACCGGGACTGGGAGCCGGTCCCGGATCTGGTCTCGCTGCTGACATATGCGCTGGAGCTCCACCAGACCACCCGACACTACATGTAGGGGCAGGCACAGCAGCCCGCCCCCACATGTATGCTCATCTCGCTGTCGCCACAGGGGAATCCGGTGTGAATCCGGAACTGTCCCGCAACGGTGTGATCCGGTGCGCTTTGCCGTACCCGTTCGAGTCCGAGGACCTGTCGACGGCGCATCCGGTTCGACCGATCCGGATGCCAGACGTCCGGGCCTCGCGGTTGGGCCGGTGGACGCCGTGCGCCGTGCTGCCCAGTCACGCGTGCCGCGGCCCGCCACCCCCGCCGGCCCAGAGCCGAGCGAGGGAGAGCATCACATGACCATCGCGCCAGCCGATCCGGTCTCAGCGACGGAGAACGACGGCCCCGGGACCGCGCTGCTGCGGACCTTGACGGACCTGACGGCGGATCTGCCCGACACCGACCCGGGCAAGGTGGCCGCCGCCGCCCTGCGCGGCCGCAACGCCGGGTCCGACGCGGCAGAGCTGCACTCCCTCGCCACCGAGGCGGCCGCGGGTCTCATCTCCGAGGACCCCGCCTACTCCCGGCTCGCCGCACGTCTGCTGACCCGCACGATCGCCGAAGAGGCGGCCGGGCAGGGCGCTTCCTCGTTCACCGCCTCGGTCGCCACCGGTCACCGCGAGGGACTGATCGCCGACCGCACGGCCGCGTTCGTGGCACTGCACGCCGCCCGGCTCGACGCGCTGATCGACCTCGGGGCCGACGACCGCTTCGGCTACTTCGGCCTGCGCACCCTCTACAGCCGCTACCTGCTGCGCCACCCGATCACCCGCCAGGTCATCGAGACGCCCCAGCACTTCATGCTCCGCGTCGCCTGCGGTCTCGCAGAGGACGACTCGCCGCGTGCCCTGGAGGAGGTCGCCGCGCTGTACCGCCTGATGAGCCGGCTGGACTACCTCCCCTCCTCCCCGACGCTCTTCAACTCCGGCACCCGCCACCCCCAGATGTCGTCCTGCTACCTGCTGGACTCGCCGCTCGACGAGCTCGACTCGATCTACGGCCGCTACCACCAGGTCGCGCGCCTGTCCAAGCACGCGGGCGGCATCGGGCTCTCGTACTCCCGTATCCGTGCCCGTGGTTCGCTGATCCGCGGCACCAACGGGCACTCCAACGGCATCGTCCC
Coding sequences within:
- a CDS encoding GntR family transcriptional regulator — protein: MAMDGGGTEAEGGAQTRTARVPKYYRLKRHLLDMTETLPPGTPVPPERTLAAEFDTSRTTVRQALQELVVEGRLERIQGKGTFVAKPKVSQALQLTSYTEDMRAQGLEPTSQLLDIGYVTADDTLAGLLDIAAGGRVLRIERLRLASGEPMAIETTHLSAKRFPALRRSLVKYTSLYTALAEVYDVHLAEAEETIETSLATPREAGLLGTDVGLPMLMLSRHSLDAQGEPVEWVRSVYRGDRYKFVARLQRPND
- a CDS encoding DUF3311 domain-containing protein, giving the protein MSAVPEVPEAPEAPEAKAPVVTPVRVIIALCLFAPFVAMLWVGSYAKLEPTFIGMPFFYWYQMLWVLISTALTMVAYKLWQRDQRARKGGASR
- a CDS encoding GNAT family N-acetyltransferase encodes the protein MDITIRRIEPEEHTALGELTARAYLDGGLLALGEEDPYLEVLRDVAGRAARAEVYVAVDERGTLLGGVAFVPAGGPFADIAGPGEAEFRMLAVAAAARGRGAGEALVRTCVERARATPGCVRLVLSTQPTMYAAHRIYDRLGFVRTPDRDWEPVPDLVSLLTYALELHQTTRHYM
- the mctP gene encoding monocarboxylate uptake permease MctP, producing MNDGVNGVALAVFIFFFVAVTAMGFLAARWRKAENENSLDEWGLGGRSFGTWVTWFLLGGDLYTAYTFVAVPAAIYAAGAAGFFAVPYTILVYPLIFTFLPRLWSVSHKHGYVTTSDFVRGRFGSKGLSLAVAVTGILATMPYIALQLVGIQAVLDVMGVGGGETTHWFIKDLPLLIAFGVLAAYTYSSGLRAPALIAFVKDTLIYIVIAVAIIYIPIKLGGFDEIFASAGEKFAQINPATDKPNGALVPGEMGQWGYATLALGSALALFMYPHSITATLSSRSREVIRRNTTILPLYSLMLGLLALLGFMAIAAGVNVKNGQLAIPQLFENMFPDWFAGVAFAAIGIGALVPAAIMSIAAANLFTRNIYKDFLKPDATPAQETKVSKLVSLLVKVGALAFVLTMDKTVAINFQLLGGIWILQTFPALVGGLFTRWFHRWALIGGWAVGMIYGTAAAYGVASPTQKHFGGSSAEIPGIGEIGYIGLTAFVLNVVVTVVLTFVLRAAKAPDGIDETSPSDYTADAGDPGVKVELPPATAGAPGGH